The Pungitius pungitius chromosome 21, fPunPun2.1, whole genome shotgun sequence genome includes the window AACCTGCAGGCCAGGTGAGCTTTTCCTACGCTGTGATCACTTTAAACTGGACCCTTATGTCCTGCTTGTTGTGTCGTTGTTGGTTGTGGCTCAACACTGCCCCCCTCTGGCACTGAGCtgccttccacccccccccccggcgcgtAGCATCGTTTTACTCCCAACGCGCTTTGCGGGTTTCTGATGTGGACCCTGTGCTCGTCCCTCAGGCTGCAGCAGCTCGACGAGGAGAACAGCGAGCTGAGGTCGTGCGTTCCGTGCCTCCGGGCAAACATCGAGCGactggaggaggtgagggcAGGCGACAACGGCGTCCCGTCCTATCGGTTTGTCCgtttccccgccccccccccccggccataACGCTCCTCTTCATTTTCTCCTCGTCGcccaggagaagaggaagctgcaggaCGAGACGGACGCCATGGCTgacaagctggaggaggagacggagtcCCGCAGGAAGATGGCAGACAAGCTGAGCCACGAGCGCCACCACAGCGGCAAAGAGAAAGAGTGCACTCAGGAGGTGAGAGCGAGGCGTCCGTGTACAAAGCATTCCAGCACAGCGTAGCGTCACGTGTTCAAAgatcccttcccccccccccgcagctcaTTGAAGACCTGCGTAAACAGCTGGAGCACCTGCAGCTCTACAAGCTGGAGGCCGAGGCGAAGCGGGGGCGCACGCCCGGCGCCGGGCTGCAGGAGTACCAGACGCGGACCCGCGAGGccgagctggagcaggagatcAAGCGGCTCAAACaggtagcgcccccccccccccccgcctccttttCGGAGCGGACGAATGGTTCCCCCGTGTCTCGCCGCGCGTCACATTCCATGACTCGGTGTCTCCAGGACAACCGGAGCCTGAAGGAGCAGAACGACGAGCTGAACGGCCAGATCATCAACCTGAGCATCCAGGGAGCCAAGAACCTGATGTCGGCCTCCTTCTCCGACTCCCTCGCCGCGGAGATCAACAACGTGTCGCGCGTAGAGGtcggtgtttttttaaaaattttacTTGTTGTTGAAAAGCTACGGGTCGAATTGGTGAAACGCCGTCATCGCGCCCAACTCCACcgtctgctctgtttccagttgATGGAGACCGTGCACAAACAGGAGGAGATCAACTACAGGCTGCAGGACTACATCGACAAGATCATCGTGGCCATCATGGAGTGCAACCCCTCCATCCTGGAGGTCAAGTAGACAGGATCCGACGCCAGGAGAGGATGTGaagaatcaacaacaacaacaacgacaacgactcatccagctcccccccccccccccctccccccacaaaaAGGAAGGGTGAAAGACGTGGAAGAAGTCCACGGCTGTTTCGGAGCGGATGGGTCGACCCTCCTGGACGCTCTTGGGTTCTGGTGACCTCCATGTCTTTGGCTCGAGGGACCCGAGGCTCCCGCATTGAGTGTGTGAATGAGGTCCTAAAAAAAATCTTCCTCTCCgaatccccctcccccaaaaaacaaagtgtCAATGTTTGATTGagctaaaagaaaacacaatcagCCCCAACATACAGCACCGAAAGGCCTTAAGTGAAAGGTGGTCCGAGTCGGGCTCGGTTCTGCACGCCGCTCAGCCCCCGAAGCGTCTCCTGGGACAGCGGAACATGACCTGCTCAACTTGGGTGATTCCGTATTTTGTTGAGAAGCGAGGGACGATTCCGGGGGGTCGAGGATGAGAAATTGCCGCAGGTTTCTGTGTGTGCCAGGcgttttgcgttttttttttttcttcttttatttctgcGCAGTGTAGCCTaaacgtttcttttttcttttttttaagctctTTGACACTAGCGAGTGACATGAAGGAACCGGGCGGATTATTGCATGTTTTGCTTTACGATGAAACAGGGTCCTGGAGCTCAGGTGGGCTGGAAAGACTCCCATCAGTTATCTGATCTCACTAAGTGTCGACTAAGCATGAAGGATTCTGGGagttgtagtgtgtgtgttctttcagtGCAGCCCATCTGACTCCAGCGTTCTCTTGCTGAGTGAAAGTAACGGAGGGAGCAAACTTATACAGGGAACCTTTCTTTTGAAGAATAAGTTGTATGTGAATAATCAAATGGTTGTACTTTGCActacgttttgttttgttttcattaatgtCTAGTTGGTTGGAAACAAAATGTTGTGAACTGTGAATGGATCCAACCAAAATGAATGCTAGTGTTGATGGCGTTCTGATAGTGACTGGGACTTGTTTCCACTGACATACTGGCGGAGGGGAGactggtgtggggggggcgacCTCCCACTCGCACTACGGGAAAAGAGCGTCACGCGTCATCTTGAATCTGAATGTATTCAAGAATACTACAAACTACATTTAGCATTTATCAGCCATGGGCAGTTCAGATGAGCTTTCTTTTGCCAGTTTTATTACTTTTaagaccatatatatatatataaatgtattactGAAGACATATGGCGGAACAGTGGCAATAATTGCTTGGCATCAAAGTGGACATTGGGAGGAGGGCAGATGAAACCAATCTCCTCTGAACTTCTTCTGCCGAAGCCACAGCTGTTCCCACGGAGACGCCCGGACTGACTTTTGACTTTTGGACCTTGGACCCGGACGCCGGACGCGAGGATCACCAGGTGAAGGGTAGCGTGGCCTCCTGCGCCAACATGCTGAGAAGAAGCTCCTATTTTTCCACATCTACGTCACTGCTCTTTCTTCACCTGCCACTcccatgtaaaaagaaaaaaagaaatggcctTGGATGTAAATGACTTGTAAAGTTTTTCTACCCTCATTCTAGATTCTAGGTATTTTTATAGTGTGAAGGAGAGCacatttcttcttctcgtcTTATGCTGAGAGACGGCATGTAGCGTGTACAGTATCTGTTgtcttgcttttcttttttcctctcgtTCGAAACCACACGCGGATATTTATTCGTCGTTCGCACACAAACGACAACTCGCACACAATCGGTGTCGAGGCCACGAGACGGGGGGGTTGACTTCGCGTCGGACGGGTCTGTGGGGAAGAGTTATCGGGGGAGCTGGACTGTGGCTGTCTTCCGTAACGCTGACGCTGCCGTGGCCTcctcggcggcggggggggggttggccgaGTCCGCAGTTTGTACTGTCGTCTTCCCAGATGGATTTTCAGGTCCTGCATGAAAAACTACATATCGCTTCAGTGGTTTGACCTCTGCTCTGACTGACCAATCATATCCACAGTTTGACCTCCATAGCAACGCGGGTTGAGATCTCCCTTCGCTGTAGTCACGCGTGGTTTAGGATTTGCAAACAGAAAAACGGGGTTCTACTTCTCTTAATTCGCCCCCCCCTGCTTCATATTTGAGTGCGTTGAGACCCCGGGGGCTGACTAAACGTTCCCTTTTCAGCAGAGCTCAAGGTGACTGCACTTTAACCATTTTAACCCCTCGCATTGAATACAACCAAAGACAGATGTTCCAACTTATCCAGCAAGGGCGCGCGACCCCTCGAACGGCTTCGTCCCGCCTCGGGTTCATCGACGAGAGTCCGAGCCCCCGAAAGGACAGATGTCCCGCTATGTCTAAACACTGTGTCTCAAACTAACCTGACGATGAGCCCCGAGGAAAAGCGCTGACCACGTGACGCTCGGCTAATTAAATTATGATTATAAAAACAAGACTAAACTGTACATATGaaaactttctctctctctcgctctcacgcTCACTTCCAGTGTCCCAAAGAAAGTTTGCTCAAGGCACAAACAGCACTACTGGAGTAGTGCACGGCTTGCCATTATGTGACAtgggaagattaaaaaaagagaatattgTAGAAAAGAGAAATTGTAAAAGTTAAATTTTATTCCTATTTTCAAAGATAAATGTATAAATTATAACGGTATTGGTTACAGCTGTATATTTTTTTGAAGATTCCCCAATTGATCTAATTCTAATTGTTACTGGGGAAATATCATTTCAGTTATTGtacaaagaaaacactttaaagGTAAGGCCGTGAAAATaagattagaaaaataaatggaataaaatgatcCTGTGTTTGGTTGCCTCATTTATTGCACATACATTTAACTGTTTGTATTTACTGAACAGATTCTAGCAGCAGAATATAGATGTTTTACCAGTTCCGAAGTCactataaatataatattgatTCTTGGAAGTATTAGATAAGTCCACAGGTTAGTATTTCAAAGTGATacaatttgaatttaattattttgttccGAATTAAGATTTTTGGCAAAGTTCAATTAATTCTCATTCTTATTCCTGCTCTTGGGTTTCTGTGCATCGTATCAGCTCCACCTGCAGAGTGTTTGAATGTACTGCATGGGCCCCACTTTTAGTTTAACGATATTATTAACACAATGTTTTCAATACACCACGTTATCAACACTATATGAACCCTTTTAACTTTTAGAAGACAGGTTAAAAGACTTTTACTAACCATGAGAATCACCACAGTAGCATTGTGAATAGGTCTTAGTCAACTCTTTTGACCATAAagcatttttatatatattttttaattctctgctgttattttgtttttttctgaggaaagaaaagaatatcACGTATGTATGCTTAGATATTACTTAGTTGGTTTTTGTACAACGTGAAATAGCAACCGGAAGTGTTACGAAAACCATCGTCCTCTTGAACGCCGCCTCTTTTTCTGCCCCCGGAACCTTCTGTCTCCGCCTGGCTCAACACGGACGTATTTTGACGGCGCACACGGAGAGCGACGTGCAGCAGCGCGGCGGGACGCATCTGTTACGTTAAACCGTGAAGTGACATTAACGGGCCGTTAATACCGGCAGATACCTACCAGGACCACCCCGACCGTGAGGCTCCGTTTAATAAAACCCCCCAGGTGCGTATCCGTTAGACCGGATATCGGTTGTTGACTTTATGCACTCCAGTAACCATGAATATGTGtgttatatacatataataacgttactttattaaacacaatggTCTGCTAACTGAGGCTCGCTACAGAGGTTTCATCTAAAACTAGTCCTTCCTTTTTTCAAAAAGGTTTTGGTGTGGCACTGTGATTACATTTATAGTTAAATCCTCCAGCATGTATTCAAATCATTGATGTCTACTGACTGTATCATAGTTGTCGTTTTAGTTTCTGTGTAGATACACAATCGGTAGAAACCTTTCGCCGCTAAACCTCCCATTTAAAATCTTTTGTCTCGAAAGATGGAGTCCCTCGCCCCTCGCCCTGAGGTGCGCCTGGAGGTGTCCCAGTGTTTCCGAACCCTCGCCACGTCCACGGACGCCACAGACGTCGTCGCCTCCCTTCAGATGCTCGGCCGCTACCTGGACGAAGGCCCGGAGAGCAGAACCGAGCCGGGCCAGCGGGCGGCCTTCAGGCGCGCTCACTTCACGCCCGCCCTTCGGCTTCTTGCCGGCGGCGGCGTCCGGGCCGACTGCCTCACGCCCGCCCAGCGGGCCGAGCTGTGGGACGGCTTGTTCCTCAAAGGCCCCCCGGAGCAGGcgctgctggtgctgatggaggCGATGGGAGACCTGAAGTGGGTGGTGGCTAGATAgccggggggggcggatggGAGGCACGTTCAGCGTGTTGTCTACTCGCATATTTGACCCCCgttgtttctctccctcccagAGCGAGCGCAAATCTGGACCGCCTCGTCGCCATCACTGAGAAGTTCCTGCGGAGCGGCCGCCTCGCCGACCTGCTGTGGGCCCGCTGTCTGGAGACGGGTCCCTCCGATTCCCCCCAGCTCAGAGAGACCCTGCTGGGACGCATCGCGGCGCTGCCGGACGTCACCGCCAACCGGTTGCATCTCAAAAACAAGGCGCTCTTTCTTCCTCGGCAGTACTACCCGCTGCTGGCCACCGAGATGCTCACAGCCCTGGAgcggacctgtcaatcactccgAGGCGAGGGGACCTCCTTTAGACTGTTCCCACCAGCGAGGCTCgcgtttcatttttattgtcgAGATGTCAAATGGTGATTTCTCATCCAGGCTTTGTGTATTCACCAGATGGCACAGACTGCTCCTTGACCTTTGTGGCTCAGACACTTGGAAAAGTGTGCATCCAAGGCCATAGTGGTGAGTCCGGTGGAAGCTTTGGGTTTCAAACAGTAAACAACATTCTTGAATATTACCAACAACTTTCATCAACGCAGGTTCATGTCACGCTTCACCCTCACCTCTATAGAACATAATCAATAACTTCCATCCCCCTCTTACATTATTTCCTCTGTGCAGGTCTGGTGCTGGCGGTGCTGGCTCCGCGGCTGTCTGTGTGCACGCGCTCCGACATGGTGTGGCAGAGGGTTTGCTGGAAGCTGCTGCAGAACGTTCCACAGCGATGGATGGAGAGTGTGCTCACGGGGCTGGTGCAGGCCGTCAGCGGGTACGGACTGGAACAGTGTGCagggcccccccaccccccaccccagctATGAGTTTTCCATCTGGCTCTACGTGACACCGGCCTCTCGTCTCTTTTTTTCAGGCCCGATGCCCTGGGCAGGATCATCGGGAATTTGGTGTTGACCAATAAAAAGGCCCAGTTTGTCATCACTCATAAACTGCTGTTGCTTCAGTACAAGTATGAGGTAAAGGAGACGCCATGCGGCCTGAAAGTAAACCATATCATCTTATAAAACCATGAAGCCTGCTcgcggtttctttttttcacagactGGAGTCTTGAGGATCATCCTGGGCTACCTGGCAGCAGACAGGGAGCGAAGGCCTCTGCTCATCCAGGTGGGTGCATCGGGATGTCCAGCAGCCAGGTGATATCACACTATATGTATTGGTGattttgacgtgtgtgtgttgtcaggtGCTACGGGCTGTGCTGCAGGCTTGGGCTAACCCCAGTGCGGTGAAGCACACGCCTCTAGACCAGCAGTTCTATGTCAGCAAGGCCCTTCTGCTGAGTGTCAGTCTGCTGGAAGACTccgagctgcaggagctgcgCTCAGGTACAAATAACAGCGTTTGATGCCTCAACTCCCCAAGAGACAAAGTAGAAGGGACCACATCCTCTGTGTCCCACTCTTATGTTATATATGATCACATGAATGAAGGTATAATGGAGCCAGTGGCTCTCCTCTCTCAGAGCTACTTCAGTGCATGCTGGGCGGCATGCAGAGCCACCTGGACAGCGGCGTGGTGCGCGTCAGGCGCATGGGCATGGTGGTGGGGGAGTGCCTGAGCGCTCGCATGGATCTCAATAAGACCAAGCTGAAGTTTGAGGTACGGTCGACGTGTCAATTGAGAGATACAGTGCTAGCCAGCCGAATTGGGCCCGTGTttttgagtctgtgtgtgtgtgtgtctgtgtgtgtgtgtgtgtgtgtgtgtgtgtgtgtgtgtgtgtgtgtgtgtgtagtacgAGCAGGACGAGGAAACTCTGGAGCTGCGTTGTCTGATGAGTCCCATGACGGGGCATGAACCAGAGGATGAGCACGTGAGCGTGTGAGTGTCTTTACTCActtggtgactttttttttaaactgaggGCAAAGTCACATGACACTTTTTTTGATTATTAAGATAAGGTTTCTCACCTGCAGAGTTGACCCCCCTCAGGAGACCAGTGCAACAACAACTCCATCTAGTCAGGATGTATCATCTCAAAATAAGTCAAAAGCTGAGCCGGACTCCGACCTGGACAGGTAAGCAAGCGCTATTAAATATTCTCTGCTATACTAAATGTATCCGTGGGAAATGTTTTGCCAACTCAAAGCCTTTCACCTTTGCAGCGACGATGAGCTCACACCGTACGACATGTCTGGCGATCAGGAAACCAGTGAAGCATCTCCCCCGCGCTACCTGCGAGACTGCTTGGAAAGTACGGCTGCTCATCGTCCCACCGTTACTTCCTGTTTACAGTCTGTGCTTCCGGCTCCGGctctaatgtgtttttttttgtatttttttaattgaatgacCCGTGCAGCCTTGGTTTCCTCTGAGGACCCGCCGCGTGTGGAGCTCAGTCTGAGAGTCGCTGAGGGTTTGGTGAGGAAGAACGTCTTTGCAGCCAGAGAGGTGGGACAGTTTAAGACGCAGCGCAAATGTCCACTgcttcagatttaaaaaaatcctcccCTCGTTATTtcttttctattatttcaggTCAGTGTCCAGCTGACCAAAGTGCTTCTTCACATGGAGGATAAATACAGTATAAG containing:
- the telo2 gene encoding telomere length regulation protein TEL2 homolog isoform X2, translating into MESLAPRPEVRLEVSQCFRTLATSTDATDVVASLQMLGRYLDEGPESRTEPGQRAAFRRAHFTPALRLLAGGGVRADCLTPAQRAELWDGLFLKGPPEQALLVLMEAMGDLKASANLDRLVAITEKFLRSGRLADLLWARCLETGPSDSPQLRETLLGRIAALPDVTANRLHLKNKALFLPRQYYPLLATEMLTALERTCQSLRDGTDCSLTFVAQTLGKVCIQGHSGLVLAVLAPRLSVCTRSDMVWQRVCWKLLQNVPQRWMESVLTGLVQAVSGPDALGRIIGNLVLTNKKAQFVITHKLLLLQYKYETGVLRIILGYLAADRERRPLLIQVLRAVLQAWANPSAVKHTPLDQQFYVSKALLLSVSLLEDSELQELRSELLQCMLGGMQSHLDSGVVRVRRMGMVVGECLSARMDLNKTKLKFEYEQDEETLELRCLMSPMTGHEPEDEHVSVVDPPQETSATTTPSSQDVSSQNKSKAEPDSDLDSDDELTPYDMSGDQETSEASPPRYLRDCLETLVSSEDPPRVELSLRVAEGLVRKNVFAAREVSVQLTKVLLHMEDKYSISGFLSLRQATMVALIVTDCISVTRYLTTEFYSLNYSLRQRLDILEVLTLAAQELSKPITEKRNPPVGISGATESTPYPGDNPVQWREVVQKRIESKTKRLRKGATQPPAQATPNRYAPVAGHFFFPLLSNYDKPQVTFDLLGGDHLVLGRLIHSLGLFMHLAVNAPIAAQMGCALLDFVWAVRYHADQMVRRGVLFAVCSVFLSMPSENLLVDLSDQLFETRTWLADVAEEDPDADCRSLAIQSLVLLDKSLKKQLRDQKALSSGS
- the telo2 gene encoding telomere length regulation protein TEL2 homolog isoform X1 is translated as MESLAPRPEVRLEVSQCFRTLATSTDATDVVASLQMLGRYLDEGPESRTEPGQRAAFRRAHFTPALRLLAGGGVRADCLTPAQRAELWDGLFLKGPPEQALLVLMEAMGDLKASANLDRLVAITEKFLRSGRLADLLWARCLETGPSDSPQLRETLLGRIAALPDVTANRLHLKNKALFLPRQYYPLLATEMLTALERTCQSLRDGTDCSLTFVAQTLGKVCIQGHSGLVLAVLAPRLSVCTRSDMVWQRVCWKLLQNVPQRWMESVLTGLVQAVSGPDALGRIIGNLVLTNKKAQFVITHKLLLLQYKYETGVLRIILGYLAADRERRPLLIQVLRAVLQAWANPSAVKHTPLDQQFYVSKALLLSVSLLEDSELQELRSELLQCMLGGMQSHLDSGVVRVRRMGMVVGECLSARMDLNKTKLKFEYEQDEETLELRCLMSPMTGHEPEDEHVSVFLTCRVDPPQETSATTTPSSQDVSSQNKSKAEPDSDLDSDDELTPYDMSGDQETSEASPPRYLRDCLETLVSSEDPPRVELSLRVAEGLVRKNVFAAREVSVQLTKVLLHMEDKYSISGFLSLRQATMVALIVTDCISVTRYLTTEFYSLNYSLRQRLDILEVLTLAAQELSKPITEKRNPPVGISGATESTPYPGDNPVQWREVVQKRIESKTKRLRKGATQPPAQATPNRYAPVAGHFFFPLLSNYDKPQVTFDLLGGDHLVLGRLIHSLGLFMHLAVNAPIAAQMGCALLDFVWAVRYHADQMVRRGVLFAVCSVFLSMPSENLLVDLSDQLFETRTWLADVAEEDPDADCRSLAIQSLVLLDKSLKKQLRDQKALSSGS